A segment of the Amycolatopsis thermophila genome:
CCATCCACGGCCTCCGTCACACCCCCTCCGACAGCGGCTTGACGAACATAGGAGCATCGAACGCTTCCACCGCACCCTGCTCGAGGAATGGGCCTACCACCAGCCCTACACCTCAGAAACCCACCGCCAAACAGCCTTCCCCGACTGGCTGCACTGGTACAACTACCACCGACCCCACACCGGCATCGACGGCCACACCCCAGCCAGCCGCGGCACCAACCTCACCAAACAACACACCTAGCGCGCTTCCCGCGCCGCCCACTCGCGTCGCCGGCGGGTCAGCACCTCGACCAGCTCACTCCGCCGTCGCGCGACCTCGTCGTAACTGCCCATGACCCCCACCGCGGCCACGGTCTTGCCCCCCTCGACCACGGCGACCGACACCCCGTCGGCTTCGGTCGACGCACCGGGCGCGGCCACGAGACCGTCCCGCTGGATCTGCGCCAGATCGGCCAGGAACCGGTCCACGCGGTCCGTCTCGTCCGGCGGCAGCGCACTGATCTGCGCCCACAGGTCCCGCTTGTCCATCCCGGCCAGCAGCACCCAGCCGGTCGACGTCCGGATCAGCGAGCGCCGGACGAACCCCTCCGCGAGGTAGGCGTACCGCGGATCGGACGAGGCGTAGTCGACGTAGTAGAGGTCGCTGCCGACCACGATGGCGAGCACGGCGGTCATGCCCGTCTCGTCGTGCAGGGCCACCAGGTCCTCGTGCGTGACCGTGGTGACGGTGGGACGGCCGGCGAGCCGGGTGAGCAGGAACGGTGCCGGCCCCAGGGTGTAGCGGCGGTCGCGCTCGTCCAGGTAACCGGTCGCGACGAGCCCGTTGACCAGGCCCTGGATGGAGCTCAGGGGCGCGTCGAGCTCGCGGGCGAACTCGGTCAGCGTCGTCCCGTGGGTCGAGCGGGCTGCCAGGTCGAGGATCGTCGCCACCCGGTCGATCATCCGGTGGCGGGGCCTCGGGCGGCCATGCGGCGTGGGGTGCGTCGGCACGGCGTCGCTGCTTTCTTGATCGGTTGCGTTCACGGAACCCTACACCGGGGCGGGTTGCGTAAATACGTAGGTTACTGCCAGACTGCGTAACATGAACATGCCGCTGGACGGCGTCGTCGTCGCCGACTTCAGCCGGGTGCTGGCCGGCCCGCTGGCGTCGATGACGCTGGCCGACCTCGGCGCCACCGTGATCAAGGTGGAACGGCCCGGCTCGGGGGACGACACCCGCAGCTGGGGCCCGCCGTGGACGGCCAACTCCAGTGCGTACTTCGAGTGCGCGAACCGGTCGAAGCGCTCGGTGGTCCTCGATCTCGACGACGACGCGGACCTCGCGCTGGCCCGTGAACTGGCCCGCCGCGCCGACGTCCTGGTGGAGAACTTCCGCGACGGCGCCCTGGCGCGCCGGGGTCTGGACTACGCGTCCGTCCGCGCCGTCAACCCGGGGGTCGTCTACTGCTCGGTGACCGGGTTCGGCAGCCGGGGAGGCGCGCCCCTGCCCGGCTACGACTTCCTCGTGCAGGCCACGGGAGGCCTGATGAGCATCACCGGCGAGGCCGACGGCGAACCGGCGAAGGTCGGTGTGGCCGTGGTCGACGTGCTGACCGCCAAGGACGCCACGATCGGGATCCTCGCCGCGCTGCGGGCCCGCGAGGCGACCGGGCGCGGGCAGCGGATCGAGGTCAACCTGCTGTCCAGCCTGCTCGGGTCGCTGGCCAATCAGGCCTCCGCCTATCTCGCGACGGGCCGGGCGCCCCGCCGGATGGGCAACCGGCACCCGTCGGTCGCGCCGTACGAAACGCTGCGGTGCAAGGACGACGTGCTGGCCCTGGCCTGCGGCAACGACCGGCAGTTCCAGCGGCTGGCCGACGTGCTCGGCGACCCGGGCCTGGCCGCCGACGGCCGGTTCGCGACCAACGAGGCGCGCGTTCTCAACCGTCCGGCGCTGCGGTCCGCGCTCGAAGACCTGCTGGCCCAGGACACCGCCGGCGCGTGGAGCGCGCGTCTGACCGCGGCCGGGGTGCCCGCGGGCGAGGTCGGCGACCTCGGCGACGGCCTGCGCCTGGCGGACTCGCTCGGCCTGGAGCCGACCGTCCCGGTCGGGGACGCGCCGCATCAGGTCCGGCACCCGGTGACCTATTCGGACACCCCGGTCACCCGCTACACCGCCCCGCCCCGCCTGGGGCAACACAGTGACGAGATCCGCCGCTGGCTCGAAGAGGAGACACGATGAGCACCACCACGAAGCTGCCGCCGCTCGACCCGCGCGACCCCGCCGGGATCAACGACCTGCTGTCCAGCGACGAGAAGGACATCGCCGCCGCGGTCCGCCGCCTGTGCGAGGAGCGGGTCGACCCGTTCGTCGCCGGGTGGTTCGAGGAGGGCCGGATCACCGACATCCGCGGCCTGGCGAAGGAACTGGGCTCGCTCGGGGTGCTCGGGATGCACCTGGAGGGCTACGGGTGCGCCGGGATGTCCGCCACCCAGTACGGTCTTGCGTGCCTGGAGCTCGAGGCGTCCGACTCCGGTCTGCGGTCGCTGGTGTCGGTGCAGGGGTCGCTGGCGATGTTCGCGATCTGGCGGTGGGGCTCGGAGGAGCAGAAGCAGCAGTGGTTGCCTCCGATGGCCGCCGGCGAGGCGATCGGCTGCTTCGGGCTGACCGAGCCGGACATCGGGTCGGACCCGGGCAGCATGCGCACGCGGGCGCGCCGCGACGGGGCGGACTGGGTGCTCGACGGCCGCAAGATGTGGATCACCAACGGCAGCGTCGCCGACGTCGCGGTGGTGTGGGCGCAGACGGACGAGGGTGTGCGCGGGTTCGTGGTTCCCACGGACACGCCGGGTTTCTCGGCGCCGGAGATCAAGCACAAGCTGTCGCTGCGGGCATCGGTGACGAGCGAGCTGGTTCTGGACGGCGTGCGGCTGCCCGCGGACGCGGTGCTGCCCGAGGTGACCGGGCTGAAGGGCCCGCTGAGCTGCCTGAACGAGGCGCGGTTCGGGATCGTGTGGGGCGCGATGGGTGCGGCGCGGTCGTGCCTGCACGCGGCGCTGTCCTACGCGGGCGAACGCACCCAGTTCGGCAAGCCGATCGCCGGTTTCCAGCTGACGCAGCAGAAACTCGTCGACATGACGCTGGAGTACACCAAGGGCGTGCTGCTGGCGTTGCACCTGGGGCGCCGGAAGGACGCGGGGGCGCTCCGGCCGGAGCAGGTGAGCCTCGGCAAGCTCAACAACGTGCGCGAGGCGCTGGACATCTGCCGCGCGGCGCGGACGATCCTGGGCGCCAACGGGATTTCGCTGGAGTACCCGGTGATCCGGCACATGAACAACTTGGAGTCCGTGCTGACCTACGAGGGCACCGTCGAGATGCACACGCTGGTCGTCGGCCAGGCGATCACCGGCCACGCCGCCTTCCGGTGACCGGATCCGGCCGGCCCGTGGGACGCTTCGCGTGCCGTACGGGCCGGCCCGGGTCGTCGCGGGTCCCTTGGGATCGTGACCGGCAGCGGTAGCCCTCCACGATGGACTCGCGAGCGTGCCGGCCGCGGTGGCGCCCGCCGGTGTGTCCTCCTTCCAGTTGTGGGCGCCCCGGATCCGCCGTTCTCCTACTTCCGCCCCGACGCCCTAGGTGTGGTTGCTCAGCACCAGCGTGCCCGCCGCCATGAACATGCCTCCGTTGCCCAGCGCCACGCTCACCTCCACGCCCGGCACCTGCGCCGCCGCCTGGCCGCGCAGCTGCCGCACCGATTCCTGCACCAGGAACATCCCGTACATGCCCGTGTGGGTGTAGGACAGGCCACCGCCGTTGGTGTTGAGCGGCAGCTCGCCCCCGGGGGCGGTCCGGCCCTCCGCGATGAACGCCCCGGCCTCGCCCCGAGGGAGGAACCCCA
Coding sequences within it:
- a CDS encoding helix-turn-helix domain-containing protein; this encodes MATILDLAARSTHGTTLTEFARELDAPLSSIQGLVNGLVATGYLDERDRRYTLGPAPFLLTRLAGRPTVTTVTHEDLVALHDETGMTAVLAIVVGSDLYYVDYASSDPRYAYLAEGFVRRSLIRTSTGWVLLAGMDKRDLWAQISALPPDETDRVDRFLADLAQIQRDGLVAAPGASTEADGVSVAVVEGGKTVAAVGVMGSYDEVARRRSELVEVLTRRRREWAAREAR
- a CDS encoding CaiB/BaiF CoA transferase family protein, whose translation is MNMPLDGVVVADFSRVLAGPLASMTLADLGATVIKVERPGSGDDTRSWGPPWTANSSAYFECANRSKRSVVLDLDDDADLALARELARRADVLVENFRDGALARRGLDYASVRAVNPGVVYCSVTGFGSRGGAPLPGYDFLVQATGGLMSITGEADGEPAKVGVAVVDVLTAKDATIGILAALRAREATGRGQRIEVNLLSSLLGSLANQASAYLATGRAPRRMGNRHPSVAPYETLRCKDDVLALACGNDRQFQRLADVLGDPGLAADGRFATNEARVLNRPALRSALEDLLAQDTAGAWSARLTAAGVPAGEVGDLGDGLRLADSLGLEPTVPVGDAPHQVRHPVTYSDTPVTRYTAPPRLGQHSDEIRRWLEEETR
- a CDS encoding acyl-CoA dehydrogenase family protein, which gives rise to MSTTTKLPPLDPRDPAGINDLLSSDEKDIAAAVRRLCEERVDPFVAGWFEEGRITDIRGLAKELGSLGVLGMHLEGYGCAGMSATQYGLACLELEASDSGLRSLVSVQGSLAMFAIWRWGSEEQKQQWLPPMAAGEAIGCFGLTEPDIGSDPGSMRTRARRDGADWVLDGRKMWITNGSVADVAVVWAQTDEGVRGFVVPTDTPGFSAPEIKHKLSLRASVTSELVLDGVRLPADAVLPEVTGLKGPLSCLNEARFGIVWGAMGAARSCLHAALSYAGERTQFGKPIAGFQLTQQKLVDMTLEYTKGVLLALHLGRRKDAGALRPEQVSLGKLNNVREALDICRAARTILGANGISLEYPVIRHMNNLESVLTYEGTVEMHTLVVGQAITGHAAFR